Proteins from one Loktanella sp. M215 genomic window:
- the ilvN gene encoding acetolactate synthase small subunit gives MSALNIKKGASSHSAYDLRSTFGDTVEKHTLAVIVENEPGVLARVIGLFAGRGYNIESLTVAEIDHTGHRSRITIVTTGTPQVIVQIKAQLGRIVPVHEVHDLTVEGPSVERELALLKVTGRGDARVEALRLADIFRASVVDSTLESFVFEITGTPEKIDAFAELMRPLGLQEVARTGVAALARGGDSHV, from the coding sequence ATGTCCGCACTGAACATCAAGAAGGGCGCCAGCAGCCATTCGGCTTACGACCTGCGCTCGACCTTTGGCGATACCGTCGAAAAGCATACGCTGGCCGTCATCGTCGAAAACGAACCCGGCGTGCTGGCCCGCGTCATCGGCCTGTTCGCAGGTCGCGGCTACAACATCGAAAGCCTGACGGTGGCCGAAATCGACCACACCGGACACCGGAGCCGCATCACCATCGTCACCACCGGCACGCCGCAGGTCATCGTGCAGATCAAGGCACAGCTGGGCCGCATCGTGCCGGTCCACGAGGTCCACGACCTGACGGTCGAGGGGCCGTCTGTGGAACGCGAACTGGCGCTGCTCAAGGTCACGGGCCGCGGCGATGCACGGGTCGAGGCGCTGCGTCTGGCCGATATCTTTCGCGCAAGCGTGGTGGACAGCACCCTCGAATCCTTCGTGTTCGAGATCACCGGCACGCCCGAAAAGATCGACGCTTTCGCCGAACTGATGCGCCCTCTGGGCCTGCAAGAGGTCGCGCGCACCGGTGTGGCGGCGCTGGCGCGGGGTGGCGACAGCCACGTCTGA
- a CDS encoding acetolactate synthase 3 large subunit encodes MTKTMTGAKMVVQALIDQGVEVVFGYPGGAVLPIYDEIFQQNHIQHVLVRHEQGAVHAAEGYARSTGKPGVALVTSGPGATNAVTGLTDALMDSIPIIVLTGQVPTFMIGTDAFQEADTVGITRACTKHNWLVKDTDKLANTIHEAFHVALSGRPGPVLIDIPKDVQFAKGTYSEKAKRKSHYAPQVKGDINMITELAEAMATARRPVFYTGGGVINSGPAASQLLRELVEATGFPITSTLMGLGCYPASGHAWLGMVGMHGLYQANMAMHGCDLMINIGARFDDRITGRIDAFSPKSQKAHIDIDASSINKVIRVDMPILGDVAHVLEDLLKIWKAKGRKTDKDALAKWWKQIETWKATDCLGFTQDGPIIRPQYAISRLEALTKGHDRYITTEVGQHQMWAAQYLGFEDPNRWMTSGGLGTMGYGTPASIGVQMAHRDALVINVAGEASWLMNMQEMGTAMQYKLPVKQFILNNERLGMVRQWQQLLHGERYSQSWSESLPDFVKLAEAFGAKGIRCDNPDDLDEAIKEMIAYDGPVIFDCLVEKHENCFPMIPSGNAHNEMLLANAQVQGAITGTGAVLV; translated from the coding sequence ATGACAAAGACGATGACTGGCGCGAAAATGGTGGTTCAGGCCCTGATCGATCAGGGGGTCGAGGTCGTGTTCGGCTATCCCGGCGGTGCCGTGCTGCCGATCTATGACGAGATCTTTCAGCAAAACCACATCCAGCACGTCCTCGTCCGTCACGAACAGGGTGCCGTCCACGCCGCCGAAGGCTACGCTCGCTCCACCGGCAAGCCCGGTGTCGCCCTCGTCACCTCTGGCCCCGGTGCGACCAACGCCGTCACCGGCCTGACCGACGCGCTGATGGACTCCATTCCGATCATCGTCCTGACGGGTCAGGTCCCGACCTTCATGATCGGCACCGATGCGTTCCAAGAGGCGGATACCGTCGGCATCACCCGCGCCTGCACCAAGCATAACTGGCTGGTCAAGGACACCGACAAGCTGGCGAACACCATCCACGAGGCGTTCCACGTCGCCCTGTCCGGTCGCCCCGGCCCGGTCCTGATCGACATCCCCAAGGACGTCCAGTTCGCCAAGGGCACCTATTCGGAAAAGGCCAAGCGCAAGTCCCACTACGCCCCGCAGGTCAAGGGCGACATCAACATGATCACCGAACTGGCAGAGGCGATGGCCACCGCCAGGCGCCCGGTCTTCTATACCGGCGGCGGCGTCATCAACTCCGGCCCCGCCGCATCGCAGTTGCTGCGCGAACTGGTCGAAGCGACGGGCTTTCCCATCACCTCCACCCTGATGGGTCTGGGTTGCTATCCTGCGTCCGGCCACGCGTGGCTGGGCATGGTGGGCATGCACGGGCTTTATCAGGCCAACATGGCGATGCACGGTTGTGATCTGATGATCAACATCGGCGCACGCTTCGACGACCGGATCACCGGCCGCATCGACGCCTTCAGCCCCAAATCGCAGAAAGCGCATATCGACATCGACGCCTCCTCCATCAACAAGGTCATCCGCGTCGACATGCCGATCCTCGGCGATGTCGCCCACGTGCTGGAAGACCTTCTGAAGATCTGGAAGGCCAAGGGCCGCAAGACCGACAAGGACGCGCTGGCGAAGTGGTGGAAGCAGATCGAGACGTGGAAAGCGACCGACTGCCTTGGCTTTACGCAGGACGGCCCGATCATCCGCCCGCAATACGCGATCTCTCGCCTTGAGGCCCTGACCAAGGGCCATGACCGTTACATCACGACCGAGGTCGGCCAGCACCAGATGTGGGCGGCACAGTACCTCGGCTTCGAGGATCCGAACCGCTGGATGACCTCCGGCGGTCTGGGCACCATGGGTTACGGCACGCCCGCGTCCATCGGCGTGCAGATGGCGCACCGCGATGCGCTGGTCATCAACGTGGCGGGTGAAGCGTCGTGGCTGATGAACATGCAGGAAATGGGCACCGCGATGCAGTACAAACTGCCGGTCAAGCAGTTCATCCTGAACAACGAACGCCTCGGGATGGTCCGCCAGTGGCAGCAGTTGCTGCACGGCGAGCGCTATTCCCAAAGCTGGTCCGAATCCCTGCCCGACTTCGTCAAGCTGGCCGAGGCCTTTGGCGCCAAGGGCATCCGCTGCGACAATCCTGACGATCTGGACGAGGCCATCAAGGAGATGATCGCCTACGACGGCCCGGTGATCTTCGACTGTCTGGTGGAAAAGCACGAGAACTGCTTCCCGATGATCCCCTCGGGCAATGCCCATAACGAGATGCTGCTGGCCAATGCGCAGGTGCAGGGCGCCATCACCGGAACCGGCGCGGTTCTGGTCTGA
- a CDS encoding YihY/virulence factor BrkB family protein, with translation MTDTASPKDISAKGWFAATKRIAASIGSDHVTLIAAGCAFYGLLALFPGVVAAMALAGLFTDPTGLVDQLQTLTRFMPQEAAQIVIDQAKSVAGSDSGGLGLAAIIGLLTAVWSASAGMAALIEGLNVAFGVSDTRSYLRATLARLVLTLGAVVGFFLIVLTLVAIPVVLRFVRLDTNTEWLVLLIRWPAVLLLVAAGLAILYRYAPARKRRAWRWITPGAAFACLLWLGGSVLFAWYVQNLASYNETFGTLGGVIVLLMWLWLSSFIVLLGAEVDSEIEAQAKQDPSPADADADTADSNRLDQGAAALIGGEKPKDDAPQETPSPRQHPQSATPPAKLTFGTVALLAGALLLTRREK, from the coding sequence ATGACCGACACCGCCAGCCCGAAAGACATCAGCGCCAAGGGCTGGTTCGCCGCGACCAAGCGTATCGCGGCCAGCATTGGCAGCGATCACGTCACGCTGATCGCGGCGGGCTGTGCCTTTTACGGCCTGCTGGCGCTGTTCCCCGGCGTCGTCGCCGCAATGGCGCTGGCGGGACTTTTCACCGATCCGACGGGTCTGGTGGACCAGTTGCAGACCCTCACCCGCTTTATGCCGCAAGAAGCCGCGCAGATCGTCATCGATCAGGCGAAATCCGTGGCGGGCAGCGACAGCGGCGGGCTTGGCCTTGCCGCGATCATCGGCCTGCTGACCGCCGTCTGGTCGGCCAGCGCCGGCATGGCCGCCCTGATCGAGGGGTTGAACGTGGCCTTCGGCGTGTCCGACACGCGCAGTTACCTGCGGGCGACACTGGCGCGTCTGGTCCTGACACTGGGCGCAGTCGTGGGGTTCTTTCTGATCGTTCTGACGCTGGTGGCCATTCCGGTTGTCCTGCGATTCGTGCGGCTGGACACGAATACCGAATGGCTGGTCCTGCTGATCCGTTGGCCCGCCGTGCTGCTGCTGGTCGCCGCCGGCCTCGCGATCCTTTACCGCTATGCCCCGGCCCGCAAGCGCCGCGCGTGGCGCTGGATCACACCGGGGGCGGCCTTTGCCTGCCTGCTCTGGCTGGGGGGATCGGTCCTGTTCGCGTGGTATGTGCAGAACCTCGCCAGCTATAACGAGACGTTCGGCACGCTGGGCGGCGTCATCGTCCTGCTGATGTGGCTGTGGCTGTCGTCCTTCATCGTGCTGCTGGGGGCAGAGGTCGATTCCGAGATCGAGGCGCAGGCCAAGCAGGACCCGTCACCGGCGGACGCCGATGCGGACACGGCTGATTCCAACCGTCTGGACCAGGGCGCCGCCGCCCTGATCGGTGGCGAAAAGCCCAAGGATGACGCGCCACAAGAGACGCCGTCGCCCCGGCAGCACCCCCAGTCCGCCACGCCGCCGGCGAAACTGACGTTTGGCACTGTGGCACTGCTGGCCGGTGCCTTGCTGCTGACCCGCCGTGAAAAATGA
- the yghU gene encoding glutathione-dependent disulfide-bond oxidoreductase has protein sequence MTDYTPPKVWTWDAENGGQFAKTNRPIAGPTHDKALPRGDHRFQLHSLATPNGVKVTVMLEELLEAGHTAAEYDAWPIRIGDGDQFGSGFVEINPNSKIPALLDTKTDSRVFESAAILLYLAEEFDAFLPKDRKARTEAMNWLFWLQGSAPYLGGGFGHFYAYAPEKFEYPINRFTMETKRQLDVLDRNLADREFLNGPDYTIADMATAPWYGALVKDQVYSAAEYLDAGSYTNVQRWADTVMNRPAYQRGRMVNRLFGDPAEQLHERHAASDFDSQTQDKIGKGDA, from the coding sequence ATGACCGATTACACGCCCCCCAAGGTCTGGACATGGGACGCCGAAAACGGCGGCCAGTTCGCCAAGACCAACCGCCCCATCGCGGGCCCGACCCATGACAAGGCCCTGCCCCGCGGCGACCACCGCTTTCAGCTGCACTCGCTTGCCACGCCCAACGGCGTCAAGGTCACCGTCATGCTGGAGGAGTTGCTGGAAGCCGGGCATACGGCCGCCGAATATGACGCATGGCCGATCAGGATCGGTGATGGCGACCAGTTCGGGTCGGGCTTTGTCGAGATCAACCCGAACTCCAAGATCCCGGCGTTGCTGGACACCAAGACCGACAGCCGCGTGTTCGAGAGCGCCGCGATCCTGCTGTATCTGGCCGAGGAATTCGACGCCTTCCTGCCGAAGGACCGCAAGGCGCGGACCGAGGCGATGAACTGGCTGTTCTGGTTGCAGGGGTCGGCCCCCTATCTGGGCGGCGGCTTCGGCCATTTTTACGCCTATGCACCCGAAAAGTTCGAATACCCTATCAATCGCTTCACGATGGAAACAAAGCGTCAGCTGGACGTGCTGGACCGCAATCTGGCCGACCGCGAATTCCTGAACGGTCCCGATTATACCATCGCCGACATGGCAACGGCGCCGTGGTACGGCGCGCTGGTCAAGGATCAGGTCTACAGTGCCGCTGAATATCTTGACGCAGGCAGCTATACCAACGTGCAGCGTTGGGCCGACACGGTGATGAACCGTCCCGCCTATCAGCGGGGCCGCATGGTTAACCGGCTGTTCGGCGATCCGGCGGAACAGTTGCACGAACGTCACGCCGCGTCGGATTTCGACTCGCAAACGCAGGACAAGATCGGCAAAGGGGACGCTTAA
- a CDS encoding Type 1 glutamine amidotransferase-like domain-containing protein, giving the protein MRLYLSSHRFGRHADALQGLVGRRRNTLVIGNALDYIPAAARAVYTATTYDPVAALNDMGMPASWLDLRDYVGSPIRLHDQLSTCGLVWVLGGNAFVLRRAMRASGFDGVIHGLLAQDALVYGGSSAGAIVTAPTLRGLDLMDDPTVGTWGDEVISYEGLNLFPKSVVPHVASGHRDSAGADKAAHWLTDQGMPFVALQDGQVIVVEGGTTTLLP; this is encoded by the coding sequence ATGCGCCTTTATCTGTCTTCCCATCGCTTCGGACGCCACGCGGATGCCCTGCAGGGGCTTGTCGGCAGGCGACGCAACACGCTGGTGATCGGCAATGCGCTGGATTACATCCCCGCCGCCGCACGTGCGGTCTATACCGCTACCACCTATGACCCGGTGGCGGCGTTGAATGACATGGGGATGCCGGCAAGCTGGCTTGATCTGCGCGATTACGTGGGGTCGCCGATCCGGCTGCACGACCAGTTGTCGACGTGCGGTCTGGTCTGGGTGCTGGGCGGCAATGCCTTCGTGCTGCGCCGCGCGATGCGGGCCAGCGGCTTTGACGGCGTGATCCACGGGCTTCTGGCACAGGATGCACTGGTCTACGGGGGGTCCAGCGCCGGTGCGATCGTGACGGCACCGACCCTGCGCGGTCTGGACCTGATGGACGACCCCACCGTCGGCACCTGGGGGGACGAGGTGATTTCCTACGAAGGCTTGAACCTGTTCCCGAAATCCGTTGTGCCACATGTGGCGTCAGGTCACCGGGATTCCGCCGGTGCCGACAAGGCGGCACACTGGCTGACCGATCAGGGCATGCCCTTCGTCGCCTTGCAGGACGGGCAGGTCATCGTGGTCGAGGGTGGCACGACGACCCTGCTGCCCTAG
- a CDS encoding arginyltransferase translates to MRHLLPPTPQFYVTAPQPCPYLEGRMERKLFTALQGEAATALNDTLSKQGFRRSQNVLYRPSCAECAACMSARIRVADFEPSRSQRRVLKRNANLKRRATSPWATEEQYDLFRRYLDARHADGGMADMDMFEFAAMVEETPVRSRLIEYTDRTDREAGPKAACLTDILDDGLSMVYSFFEPTMERLSPGSFLILDHVAIARELGLPYVYLGYWVPGSPKMGYKANFAALEIYRNGYWSDIGDPDGYDAALHPLSTAPIAEQVARINLPNGASVVR, encoded by the coding sequence ATGCGCCACCTTCTTCCTCCGACGCCGCAGTTCTACGTGACGGCCCCGCAACCCTGCCCCTACCTGGAGGGGCGGATGGAGCGCAAACTGTTCACGGCCCTGCAGGGCGAGGCCGCGACAGCCCTGAACGACACACTGTCCAAACAGGGCTTTCGTCGGTCGCAGAACGTGCTCTATCGCCCGTCCTGCGCCGAATGTGCCGCCTGCATGTCGGCGCGGATCCGGGTCGCGGACTTTGAGCCCTCGCGCAGTCAGCGAAGAGTTCTCAAGCGCAACGCGAACCTCAAGCGGCGCGCAACCTCGCCTTGGGCGACCGAAGAGCAGTATGACCTTTTCCGCCGCTACCTGGATGCGCGGCACGCGGACGGCGGCATGGCCGACATGGACATGTTCGAATTCGCCGCCATGGTCGAGGAAACGCCGGTCCGGTCGCGCCTGATTGAATATACGGATCGCACGGACCGCGAGGCCGGGCCAAAAGCGGCCTGCCTGACGGATATCCTCGATGACGGGCTGTCGATGGTCTATTCGTTCTTCGAACCGACAATGGAACGCCTCAGCCCCGGCAGCTTTCTGATCCTCGATCACGTTGCGATCGCGCGCGAACTGGGCCTGCCTTACGTCTATCTTGGCTATTGGGTGCCGGGCAGCCCCAAGATGGGCTACAAGGCGAATTTCGCAGCACTCGAAATCTATCGCAACGGGTATTGGTCCGACATCGGCGATCCGGACGGCTATGACGCCGCCCTGCACCCGCTGTCGACCGCGCCCATCGCGGAACAGGTCGCGCGGATCAACCTGCCCAACGGGGCCAGCGTCGTCCGCTAG
- a CDS encoding RDD family protein, whose amino-acid sequence MMTAPMSRMTGLPDPDRDADFYARVPTKRAFAWALDVTLVLIVSLVIVPFTAFTALFFFPLLMLAVGFTYRWFTIAGASATWGMRLMGIELREMSGARLSATTAFFHTLGYTVSVVTAPLQLISAGMMALTPRGQGLTDHLLGTTAINRPV is encoded by the coding sequence ATGATGACCGCACCGATGTCCCGCATGACCGGCCTGCCCGATCCGGACAGGGATGCCGATTTCTATGCCCGTGTGCCAACCAAGCGCGCGTTTGCCTGGGCGCTGGACGTAACGCTCGTGCTGATCGTGTCGCTGGTGATCGTGCCGTTCACCGCATTCACGGCGCTGTTCTTCTTTCCGCTGCTGATGCTGGCGGTGGGCTTCACCTATCGCTGGTTCACCATTGCTGGCGCCTCTGCCACCTGGGGCATGCGGCTGATGGGGATCGAACTGCGCGAGATGTCGGGCGCGCGCCTTTCGGCCACGACGGCCTTTTTCCATACGCTGGGCTACACGGTGTCCGTCGTCACAGCACCGCTGCAGTTGATCAGTGCGGGCATGATGGCCCTGACGCCGCGCGGCCAGGGTCTGACCGATCACCTGCTGGGCACCACGGCGATCAATCGTCCGGTCTGA
- a CDS encoding DUF2852 domain-containing protein: MYSTPTYASATGPMVWLRRAEAWLDARGRGAWIAAMIAGFVVAWPAGLAFLAYMIWSKRMFSRNIPVRAIARPFAGAMSQSSGNRAFDAYKAETLRRLQEEQDSFSDFLGRLRDAKDKAEFDQFMADRKGDTTVQEPHDDK; encoded by the coding sequence ATGTATTCGACACCCACCTACGCCTCTGCCACGGGCCCGATGGTATGGCTGCGGCGTGCAGAAGCCTGGCTTGATGCCCGCGGTCGCGGTGCCTGGATCGCTGCAATGATCGCAGGCTTCGTCGTCGCATGGCCCGCTGGTCTTGCCTTTCTGGCCTACATGATCTGGAGCAAACGCATGTTTTCCCGCAATATCCCCGTCCGCGCCATAGCCCGTCCCTTTGCGGGCGCCATGTCGCAATCTTCCGGCAACCGCGCCTTTGATGCTTACAAGGCTGAAACCCTGCGCCGCCTGCAGGAAGAGCAGGACAGCTTTTCCGACTTCCTGGGCCGTCTGCGCGACGCCAAGGACAAGGCCGAGTTCGACCAGTTCATGGCCGACCGCAAGGGCGACACGACGGTGCAGGAACCGCACGACGACAAGTGA
- a CDS encoding 2-hydroxyacid dehydrogenase, which produces MTKPRILLTRRWPAAVERRLSQDYDATLNTDDVPMTTEAIGAALNDYDAVCPTVSDRLPAQIFSGGQRARILGNFGVGFNHIDIAAATGAGLTVTNTPGVLTDCTADTALTLMLMLARRAGEGERELRAGNWAGWRPTHMMGTRLRGKTLGIIGMGRIGIATARRAHAAFGMKVIYYNLVDVPDDLIAGMDARRLDTIEAVLEAADVVSLHVPGGGDNTHLMNAARLALIGPDGFLINTARGDVIDQTALIAALREGQLKGAGLDVFEDEPKVPAELIAMENVVLLPHLGSATTETREDMGHMVADNLDAFFTGQRVPNAVA; this is translated from the coding sequence ATGACCAAGCCCCGCATCCTGCTGACCCGGCGCTGGCCCGCGGCCGTGGAACGCCGCCTGTCACAGGACTACGACGCGACACTGAACACGGACGACGTGCCGATGACGACCGAGGCGATCGGCGCCGCATTGAACGATTACGACGCGGTGTGCCCCACCGTGTCGGATCGCCTGCCGGCGCAAATCTTCTCTGGCGGCCAACGGGCGCGGATCCTGGGCAACTTCGGTGTGGGGTTCAACCACATCGACATCGCCGCGGCCACCGGCGCGGGCCTGACGGTGACGAACACGCCGGGCGTGCTGACCGACTGCACGGCGGACACGGCCCTGACGCTCATGCTGATGCTGGCGCGGCGTGCGGGCGAAGGCGAGCGCGAGCTGCGGGCCGGCAACTGGGCGGGCTGGCGGCCCACCCACATGATGGGCACACGGCTGCGCGGCAAGACGCTGGGCATCATCGGCATGGGCCGGATCGGCATCGCCACGGCGCGACGCGCCCACGCGGCCTTTGGCATGAAGGTGATCTACTACAACCTCGTGGACGTGCCTGACGACCTGATCGCAGGCATGGATGCCCGCCGCCTCGATACCATTGAAGCGGTGCTGGAAGCCGCCGATGTCGTCTCGCTCCACGTGCCCGGCGGTGGCGACAACACGCACCTGATGAATGCGGCACGTCTGGCGCTGATCGGTCCCGACGGTTTTCTGATCAACACCGCGCGCGGCGACGTCATAGACCAGACCGCCCTGATTGCGGCTTTACGGGAGGGCCAACTGAAGGGCGCGGGGCTGGATGTCTTCGAGGACGAGCCGAAGGTGCCTGCCGAACTCATCGCGATGGAGAACGTTGTCCTTCTACCGCACCTCGGCAGCGCCACGACGGAAACGCGCGAGGACATGGGCCACATGGTCGCCGACAACCTCGACGCCTTCTTCACCGGCCAGCGCGTGCCGAACGCGGTGGCCTGA
- the sucD gene encoding succinate--CoA ligase subunit alpha, translated as MAILLTKDTRVLVQGFTGRIGSFHAQEMMDYGTRVVGGVTPGKGGSTHLGVPVFNTVKGAVAETGAEASIVFVPPPFAADAIMEAADAGIKYCTCITDGIPAQDMMRVKRYMRRYRSDMRMRLTGPNCAGTITPGQAMMGIMPGSIYMPGRVGIVGRSGTLGYEAASQMKSRGIGVSTSVGIGGDPINGSSFRDILKLFEADPDTDAVVMIGEIGGPQEAEAAQWAAEHMTKPLMAYVAGLSAPKGKVMGHAGAIVSAFGESAQEKVDIIRELGHTIVPHPAAFGETAESVLSGKRVAA; from the coding sequence ATGGCAATCTTGCTGACGAAAGACACGCGCGTTCTCGTGCAGGGCTTTACCGGGCGCATCGGATCGTTCCACGCGCAGGAAATGATGGACTACGGCACCCGTGTCGTGGGGGGTGTCACACCCGGCAAAGGCGGCAGCACGCACCTTGGCGTGCCGGTCTTCAACACCGTGAAGGGCGCGGTGGCGGAAACCGGGGCAGAGGCATCCATCGTTTTCGTCCCGCCCCCCTTTGCCGCCGACGCGATCATGGAAGCCGCCGACGCAGGCATCAAATACTGCACCTGCATCACCGACGGCATCCCCGCCCAGGACATGATGCGCGTCAAACGCTACATGCGCCGCTACCGGTCCGACATGCGCATGCGTCTGACGGGGCCGAACTGTGCCGGCACGATCACGCCCGGTCAGGCGATGATGGGCATCATGCCCGGCAGCATCTACATGCCCGGCCGCGTCGGCATCGTCGGACGCTCTGGCACACTGGGATACGAGGCGGCCAGCCAGATGAAATCCCGCGGCATCGGTGTCTCCACCTCTGTCGGCATCGGCGGCGACCCGATCAACGGCTCGTCCTTCCGCGACATCCTCAAACTGTTCGAGGCGGACCCCGACACGGACGCAGTCGTCATGATCGGCGAAATCGGCGGCCCGCAAGAGGCGGAGGCAGCCCAGTGGGCGGCGGAACACATGACCAAGCCGCTGATGGCCTATGTCGCGGGCCTGTCGGCGCCCAAGGGCAAGGTCATGGGCCACGCGGGTGCCATCGTCTCGGCCTTCGGCGAATCCGCGCAGGAAAAGGTCGATATCATCCGGGAGTTGGGCCACACCATCGTCCCCCACCCCGCCGCCTTCGGCGAAACCGCCGAATCCGTCCTGTCCGGCAAGCGGGTGGCCGCATGA
- a CDS encoding malate--CoA ligase subunit beta, translating to MDIHEYQAKELLATHGVRMPRGGLAYSPEQAAYRATEIGGDRWVVKAQVHSGARGKAGGIILCDSDTEVSEAAEKLLGQRLVTHQTGPQGKLINRLYIEETVKIDKELYLGFVLDRKEERIMIVASSEGGMEIEQIASDAPDSLVRASVDPGLGMREFQAREIAFGLGLDAAVIGKAVDTILACYRVFRDFDASMLEINPLVVSGNDVIALDAKMSFDENALFRRPEISELRDKSQEDPRETFASDRGLSYVGLDGDIGCIINGAGLAMATMDMIKIAGGEPANFLDIGGGASPDRVAKSFRVVLADKNVKVILVNIFAGINRCDWVAEGVVKALAEVGVNCPLIVRLSGTKVEEGKRILAEKAPNVTVADTLKEAAEAAVAALQSVNRNAA from the coding sequence ATGGACATTCACGAATACCAGGCCAAGGAACTGCTGGCGACGCACGGTGTGCGGATGCCGCGCGGCGGGCTGGCCTACAGTCCCGAACAGGCGGCTTACCGCGCCACCGAAATCGGCGGCGACCGCTGGGTCGTCAAGGCACAGGTGCACTCCGGCGCCCGCGGCAAGGCGGGTGGCATCATCCTGTGCGACAGCGATACCGAAGTGTCTGAAGCCGCCGAAAAGCTGCTGGGCCAGCGTCTGGTGACGCATCAGACCGGCCCGCAGGGCAAGCTGATCAACCGGCTTTACATCGAAGAGACGGTCAAGATCGACAAGGAACTCTATCTGGGCTTCGTGCTGGACCGCAAGGAAGAGCGGATCATGATCGTCGCCTCCTCCGAAGGCGGGATGGAGATCGAGCAGATCGCCTCGGATGCGCCGGACAGCCTCGTGCGCGCCTCGGTCGATCCGGGCCTTGGCATGCGCGAGTTTCAGGCGCGCGAGATTGCCTTCGGCCTCGGCCTTGACGCTGCGGTGATCGGCAAGGCGGTGGACACGATCCTCGCCTGCTACCGCGTGTTCCGCGACTTCGACGCCTCGATGCTGGAAATCAACCCGCTGGTCGTCAGCGGCAACGACGTGATCGCGCTCGACGCCAAGATGAGCTTTGACGAAAACGCCCTGTTCCGCCGCCCGGAAATCTCGGAATTGCGCGACAAGAGCCAGGAAGACCCGCGCGAGACCTTCGCGTCCGACCGGGGCCTGTCCTATGTCGGTCTGGACGGCGACATCGGCTGCATCATCAACGGTGCAGGCCTTGCGATGGCGACGATGGACATGATCAAGATCGCCGGCGGCGAGCCTGCGAACTTCCTCGATATCGGCGGTGGCGCCTCGCCGGACCGGGTCGCGAAATCCTTCCGCGTGGTGCTGGCCGACAAGAACGTGAAGGTCATTCTGGTCAACATCTTTGCGGGCATCAACCGCTGCGACTGGGTGGCCGAAGGCGTGGTCAAGGCCCTGGCAGAGGTCGGCGTGAACTGCCCGCTGATCGTGCGCCTGTCGGGCACCAAGGTCGAGGAAGGCAAACGCATCCTCGCGGAAAAGGCACCCAACGTCACCGTCGCCGATACCCTGAAAGAAGCCGCCGAGGCCGCCGTCGCGGCGCTTCAGTCGGTCAACCGCAACGCAGCCTGA